actgacatcccccgtgctctcccctcacaattttacctgctccaaccaacacgtactatttcacctgcctcaatccatccattctgcaccgactgccttctaaccccccattcccaccatctatccaccccgcactgattcacagacacccccctccctgactctatagtgctggaaatgtcttcagagcgaacattgactatgtttgataacgggatgcaatcaaatgtgtttttattcccaatgttaatatttgttttagtccataaagatggattaattaaattgtgaacacgtgaaacattaaaaccgcagtgttcgattgtcactgttgccgttgacacgttattacagaattcattttaatggcaaatcaatgctcttaatatggagtatcgtattgtagttatttaatgagcaacattcacaactatacgttggatttatccaggttttacttctacagtcggtcatatacatcacaaatttggtcaggagatatttcagttgaaattttaacgttaattctgaagtgggaacgatggaaacagcgtttatcaataattttttttaaatctggtgcttacaaactgggtatcttcattgctgttcacaacacgtacatctaatctgaatgtctggtaatgtggcgtcttgatacctttaaatatattaccaaaagaacatttgctgcagttattcctttggccatctcttgtcagttagtgtaatatatatatatatatttttttgtttattttattagaagttaatacagtacaaaacagtacagtggaacctaattttaggtgccaactatgtcataccgtaatccattctatgtacaacctctagttttatgttttgagaaggaagtaagcaagacaagaaaaagaaaacaatagaatggggaaaaagaggaaaaatagatggcagagaatagaaaaacgtgaagtatgtatataaaaaaaagaaaaagtggtaagtagaaataggagagaaggccccttaaaagagaaattttcaaatctttatttagagatgtagatctatccacggcatgaactgaaatcagcaatccttacggtaccgctgcatcacatgattccaaaaagtcgatgaaaggaggccaactccttaagaattggtcatatttatctattagtcggagtctcatttcttcaaggcgtgctatgtccatcatattcctaatccacattttaacagttggtatggttgtatttttccaaaatttaaatttcaatttctttccaattattaacccataattaaaaaaaacgttttggtctttatttaaattgatatcttctactattattccaaatataatccattctgttttaggttctattcttgacttgaaaagctttgtaaatatatcaaatatatcgccccaaaatttattcaactttgtacatcctacaaatgaatgtgttatattagcgttttgaaacaagcatttatcgcatctgggagagaagttTAGATAAAAttgattcaacctcgtttttgaataatatagtctatgtaataatttgaattgaattaaattatgtcttgcattaatagaacaattatgtgtgttcatcagatacttttcccatctatccttcgagatctttatcattagctcatgttcccaatcttcttagtgcttctgttgagggtaattctctatttaatatattattataaaagtatgatattagtttttgtgaatcagccttaatattcattgcttcttctaaagggtctaaaaatatagtttgaaatctatgtgtatatttcttcataaagtcacatatctgtatgtatttaaaatattgattatccctcagtttaaattttaattttaaacgttgaaatgataacagtttgcccaattcatacatatccctactttcctaatctccagtctatcccattgttgatatgttttgtcgatgagagatggtttgaatgcggggttgttcaatagtggggttagcactgatagattatttaatttcaaagatACTTTtacttgtttccaaattcttattgtattgtgaataattgggttcttcttatatattatactattcaattttatcggtgagagcaagatcgttcttatatcgtgcggatagcactcctctttctccattcttatccactccaactgctgagtggaactatccaaccagtacattatgttcttaatatgcactgcccagtagtaatacataaagttaggtaatgataaacccccaacttctttaggtttacacaaatgctttcgttgaattctgtgtgctctgtaatcccatataaaattagtgatagtagaatctagttttttgaaaaagtattttggaatatatattgggatcgcttgaaacaaatatattaattgtggtaagaaagtcatttttatagcattaattctacctatcaatgagagcgggagcgttttccaaaatttactcatatcattcagtttatttaattgtggcataaaattggcactaaataatgatttgtgtcttctcgtaatttgaatacccagatacttgaatttttctgttgcaattttgaaggggaattttagttagTGTAATATTTAACCTGTCAGATAGGTATAGTCAGTTTTTGCACCtattatcataatatgcctatagaaatttccttgcaacctgtatattttgttgtggatagatTATgtcggaagcgagagtgtttctgtacaatAGCAATAACAACCCATGCTATGGtaatttttggtccttcacagaaaacatgcttgcatcaatctgtagtgtgcatggttaagcatatatgttaccatggtccaagatttattgacacaggttgatcatacgctgaataatccaaccacattttagtttggaagtggaatgaactaatagaaattgcattaattgcaatgggtgtaaaaagagttgagatactgtcttataattttgctgaatgtcattgtgggatatatcatgtcttgattggtggatatgtttagtttgtgactttatttgaagcagaaatatgtgaatgcttcattgagtataattccgactggtaactacgcacttcgtccgagcacattatcgcaggtgtcatgcaagccatcttaaatgaccacctaaactgtcatttggcaacctaaaaagctgccaaggttgcccggctggcaacagggaaaaaaagttaagcgagagccctgacaaAGCGTCTGTCTCTGGTGTGTattcgctggtgctccagcaggcccCTTGCGTTCTTGAAATGCTTGCCGCAGCGGGAGCAACTCCcgtgagctgtcaaactcctcaccgcagtacgggcagtcgtagggctgggcaCTGGTATGCACGTACTGGTGAGACAGGACATGGGAGGCCATGGCATAGCGCTCTCCATACACCGGCTGGGGACTGGACGGTCGTCGGCGTGTACCTGCTGGTGGGATTGCAGCTTgaaggagtgggtgaagcccttgccgcactaggTGCTGGTGTAGGGGTGCTagtcggtgtgggtgcgctggtgcaccagcaagttgctggagcgggtgaagcccttgccgcactgggcgcaggtgtaggggcgttcgccagtgtgggtgcgcaggTGGTACAGCAGCTTGGTGGAGTGGATGAAGCCCTTACCGCACTGggtacaggtgtaggggcgctccccggtgtggataCGCTGGTGCACCAACAGGCTGTTAGACTggctgaagcccttgccgcactgtgcgcaggtgtaggggcgctcgccggtgtgggtgcgctggtgcaccagcaggctgttggagcgggtgaagcccttgccgcagtcgctgcaggtgtagggccgctccccgttgTGCAGGCGTCTGTGCTTCTTCAGGTCTGCAGCCGACTTGAAGGCTTtgctgcagtcggagcaggtgaagggccgctcactgctgtgcacgcgCTGATGATCCTGCAGCCCTGACAACCAGGTAAAACTCTTACTGCAGGTGGAGCAGCcgaagggcttctcgcccgtgtgcaccttcCGGTGGTTCTTCAGGACcttcgccgtcttgaagctcttgccacagtcggagcaggtgaaaggCCTCTCGCCAGAGTGCACGTagttgtgctgcagcaggctGTCGTAGCGGCTGAAGCTCTTGCTGCACTCCAagcagttgaaggggcgttctcctgtgtgcacccgctggtggatctTAAGAACATTCGTAGTCTTGAAGACTTTgtcacagtcggagcaggtgaagggccgctcaccgcTGTGCAGCCGCCGGTGCTCCTGCAGCCCTGACAAACgggtaaagctcttgccacagatggagcagccgaagggcttctcgcccgtgtgcacccgtcgGTGGATTTTCAGGCTCTTGGCCgtcttgaagcctttgccacagtcAGAGCACGTGAAAggcctctcgccggagtgcacgcggttgtgctgctgcaggccgTCGTAGCGGGCGAAGTTCTTGCCGCAGttggagcagtcgaaggggcgttctcccgtgtgtacccgccggtgggtctccagcaggTACAgcttctgccaggccttgccacacacgtcgcactcataaggcTTCTCATTGTTGTGCCCCATCATGtgatcctccatcgaagctcagcccctcgaagctcagcccgcacactgagcagatgggagaggggggctcaccggcaccctaggCGCCCTCAatagccgctcacgtccccgtctctccgtccacagcaacgtcctatcctaaaccctgcaggaggggaacactgagggtcaacaagctggtaaACAAGACATTACCATGAAGAggcgggggtgtgggggaggaagggggtgaaggggagggggaggaaggggagggggaggaagggggtgaagaggagggggaggaaggggatggagaggagggggtgaaacggatggagaggagggggtggggtgaggaagAAGGAGGGATGTCCTGCACCATATCGTCACACCCAATCCAAGGGGGAGTGCCGGTGCCTCACCGCCAGCGCTTGTGGGGAACGTGGATGGGTTACACCATGGCCTCCCGCCGCCAGATGGGCGCTacagtcggaggaccagagacgcCCAGCCCtgacacaacttgcccatgccggccaacatgccgcATCTGAGAAAATGTTATATAATAGAATTGCTCAGATAATTACTTTTGTGTGAGGAACCTATGTTAGGTTGCAAGAGAAGGGCTTGAAGTTGGGGTTTTCAGAAATACATGTCCCCACAAAGGAAAAAAATTCATAGAACACACACAGGAGAATAGATGGCTTATCATAGCATGGAAAtgttgatctgaataggcataGCTTTGTTTGCTTTGAAGCAACTATAACGCTGTAGAAGTTGTATTTGGCTTAGTTTGGTGTTCAGTGTATGTTGTTAATGGGGTCTCTTCCCAGAACATAGGCACCATTTGTTCTTTGTGACACATCTCTGAGCTCCAGTGTGTCACAAAGAGGAATTATGGTTGTTTATACTGGGTCTTAGATAGCAAGGCTAGATAATACAGTCTGTGATTTGGTTTGTGCTATGTTTAAATGTActtatgttgagataagagataTGGCATAGGTGATGGTTATGTGACCTTTGTATAAGGGTGATTTTTTATGTTTAtagaaaactgagaaagtaactctgATTTGATCCATGCCAAACGATTAGAGTCTGCATATAGTAATCTTCCACttgctgtgtggaatgctattaGTGAGGTCATAAAGAGGCCTTACATTCCTCTCCGCTAGAGGTAGCAGGGGGAGGTCgtaattcagaatgaaactaGACCCGAGCTTGGTAAGAAACAATTATCATTTAACAAGTGACAAGTATATGGCTTTTGTGTGCTTGGAGTTGAgaattgtgtgattagaaatATCTTGCAAGTCTTTACCGACTTTGTAAAAATGGGACCAAACTCatatttaatctttgtaatccataagtaactgtattttaactatgtagttgtagggaaattatttgtgaagtgtattgtgttttaattagggttgtaagtattagactttgtttaaatctgaagttaaccatataacaaccatataacaattacagcacggaaacaggctatctcggcccttctagtccgtgccgaacacttattctcccctagtcccatctacctgcactcagaccacaaccctccattcctttcccgtccatatgcctatccaatttattttgaaattataaaatcgaacctgcctccaccacttccactggaaggtcattccacacagctaccaatctctgagtaaagaagttccccctcacgttacccctaacttgtcccttaattctcaaattacgttttagaaataactttattttccaaaagtgaaaatatgtgttttgtgtgtatgtattgtgtgattgctgtatgatgTGTCTTTTATATTCTGAGAGGTGGTCTTTGagaattgattttatttttctgtGGTTTTACTTAGTTGATTGGTCAATGCAAATAAGTTAATGTATGGTAagccataatgattggttaatggTTTACCACACCTTCTGTACCATaattgtctaatacctatataatgcTTCGATTTTGTTTCAAAGTTACTGATTCTTTGGACCTGCCCTGGAGCtttcagctctgtgttggaagattcagaatcttaagaaataaattagaaaagctaaaagaagacatgaggttgctttggcaagtaaggtgaaagtaaatccaaagggtttctacagctatattaatagcaaaaggataacgagggataaaattggtccattggagagacagagtggacagctatctgcagagccaaaagagatgggggagatattgaacaatttcttttcttcggtattcacccaggagaaggatattgaattatgtgaggtatgggaaactagtagagtagctatggatactatgagtttcaaagtaaaagaagtactgacacttttgaaaaatataaaagtggataagtctccaggtcctgacaggatattcccttggACAtttagggaagttagtgtagaaatagccggggctatgacagaaatatttcaaatgtcattagaaacgggaatagtccccgaggattggcgtactgcgcatgttgttccattgtttaaaaagggttctaagagtaaacctagcaattataggcctgttagtttgacttcagtggtgggcaaattaatggaaaagatacttagagataatatatataagcatctggataaacagggtctgattaggaacagtcagcatggatttgtgcctggaaggtcatgtttgactaatcatcttgaattttttgaagagggtgctagggaaattgacgagggtaaagcagtggatgttgtctatatggactttagtaaggcctttgacaaggttcctcatggaaggttggttaagaaggttcaactgttgggtataaatgcaggagtagcaagatggattcaacagtggctgaatgggagaagccagagggtaatggtggatggttgtttgtcgggttggaggcaggtgactagtggggtgcctcagggatcggtgttgggtcctttgttgtttgtcatgtacatcaatgatctggatgaaggtgtggtaaattggattagtaagtatgcagatgataccaagatagggggtgttgtggataatgaaaaggatttccaaagtctacagagtgatttaggccatttggaagaatgggctgaaagatggcagatggagtttaatgctgataaatgtgaggtgctacaccttggcaggacaaatcaaaataggacgtacatggtaaatggttcggaattgaagaatacagttgaacagagggatctgggaataaccgtgcatagttccttgaaggtggaatctcatatagatagggtggtaaagaaagcttttggtatgctagcctttataaatcagagcattgagtatagaagctgggatgtaatgttaaaattgtacaaggcattggtgagaccaaatctggagtatggtgtacaattttggtcgcccaattataggaaggatgtcaacaaaatagagagagcaaagaggagatttactagaatgttgcctgggtttcaacaactaagttacagagaaaggttgaataagttaggtctttattctctggaatgcagaaggttaaggggggacatgatagaggtgtttaaaatgatgagagggatagacagagttgatgtggatcagcttttccctttgataaAAGGGaagttcaaacaagaggacatgacttcagaattaagggacagaagtttagtggtaacaagagggggaacttctttactcagagagtggtagcggtgtggaatgagcttccagtggaagtggtggaggcaggttcgttggtatcatttaaaaataaattggataggcatatggatgagaagggaatggagggttatggtatgagtgcagggtgggactaaggggaaaaagttgttcggtacggacttgtatggccgagatggcctgtctccgtgctgtaattgttatatggttatatggttataacagcagcaatggtttgaatcaagttttcttgaattagactgacaaaagaactcagtttaacacatCTACATAAGTTCCACCTGTCCatcccgaccaatatgccccatctacactattcccatctgcccgcgtttggtccatatcccatcaaacctgtcctatccacgtacctgtccatgtGTCCCTTAAACTTtgtgatggtccctgcctcaactgccttctccggcagctcgttccatacacccaccaccctgtgtggaaaAGTCTCAGCCATTTCCTAttgacctgtttctgtcttcaaaggACCCATATTTGTCTTAAACTccatttttcctcttcacatacctaaagaagcttttactatcctcctttatattcttggcttgcTAACCTTCTTACCTTAtcgtttctccccgtattgccttttagttatcttctgttgcactTTGAAAGtcgcccaatcctctggcttcccactcatctttgctacgttatacttctcttttatttataCACTGTCCCCGACTtcacttgtcagccatggtcgccccttacttcccttgcaatctttcttcctctttggaatgaactaatcctgcaccctctgtattattcccagaaatacccacCAATgtcgttccactgtcatccctgcaagagtctctttccagtcaactttggccagctcttccctcatggctccatagtcccctttgttcaactgtaatactgacacttccgatgttgccttctccctctcaaattgtagattaaaacattatattatggtcactacctcctaatggctcctttacctcaagttcccttatcaaatccattcATTTCTCAACACTAAACCCAGAATTTCCTTCTCCCTTGattggctccagtacaagctgctataagaatccatcacagaggcactgcACAAACTCCTTTCTTGGgggccagtaccaacctgattttccaagtctacctgtatgttgaaatttcccacaacaaccatagcattacctttgcgacatgccaatgtTAACTCTTGATTCATCCGTGTAACCTGCAccgtatatccaggctactgtttggggcctgtagataactcccatttgggtccttttacccttacaattcctcagttctatccacactgactctacatctcctgattctatgtcacccatcgcaagggactgaatttcatttctcATCAACagatctaccccaccccctctgcccacctgtctgtctttttgataggacgtatacccttgaatattcagttcccagccctggtcctcttacagccatgtctctgtaattcccacatcatacttgccaatttctgagcctcaagctcacccactttattccttatactttgtgcattcatatacttTTAGTGCATTACTCACTTCAACTTTCAcattgattcctatttcacttggccatattcTCCTATGCCTTCGTGATCTTTCTGCCTTCGTTAATGCCCCGTTAATTCTgtggtctttcttaacttttcctatattctctttccctttaactccatccttgtatttccaatttgtctcccccctccccccgctatttagtttaaacccacccgtgtagcagtggaaaccatgcctgccagaatgctggtcccccgcctgcaaccagtcccttttgtaaaattcacccttaccccaaaacagatcccagtggtctaagaatatattcgctgctccctgcaccagctccgcagacacacattcagatcccctatctccctgttcctgccctcaccagcacgaggaactggaagcaaaccggtgaTAACCACCTTGGATTTCacgcttttcagccttcttccgagCTCTCTGAAGCAGGGCTGTGGAGTCGGAGTCGTCGGAATCGGTATCAAAGTCCTGACTCTGACTCCGACCTCAACATAAATTTCAGAGACAACGTAAATCACTGCCTTATCCACCTACTTGGTCTCCACtgttgtctgtggcaaagaattccacattcaacaccctctgacgaaagaaattccacctcatctcatttctataagaacgtcctttaattctgaggctatgaccccttggtcctagactctcccacaagtaggagcagacttaggctatttggcccatcaaatccacactgccattcaatcttgactgatctacctctccctcctaacccaattttcctgccttctccccataaccactgacactacTGACCAATTTTACTTTagtaccatctgcaaacttgctaatcatgccgtgtatgttctcaagATGAATTAATATATGGTAATAAAGTTAAACTGAATTTGAGAAAAgacgtccttgtgattgaggcagttcacgagattgttccctgggatggcgggactgtcatatgaggaaagattgaaaagactaggcttgtattcactggagtttagaaggatgaaggggtatcttatagaaacatatcaaatgatacaaggactggacaagccagatggCTTGTCTGGCTTGGcctgacctgatggtatacccggtcgtgttctaaaaacctgtgcggaccaactggctggagtttctacggacattttcaacctctcacttctgaggtctgaggtccccacctgctttaaaagtgcattaattataccagtgcccaagaagagtaagatgacgtgcctcaatgactatcgaccaatgGCACTAATGCCggtagtgatgaagtgctttgagaggttgatcatggagcaaatcaactcctacctcgacaaaaacctggacccactgcagttcgcttaccgccacaacagatcaacggtggatgctctctcactggccctccactccgctctggaccacttggacaacaaaaacctcatatgtcaggctgttatgcaTCGatgacagctcggcatttaacacaatcatcccctccaagctggttaccaaactcgcagaactgggtctctgcgcatccctctgcaattggattgtCGActtattcacagaccacagtctgttcgtattggtagaaatgtgtcagcctcaataacaatcagccacgggagcacctcaaggctgcatgctcagccccctgctgtactcactctatactcatgactgcgtagccagtcacagtgcgaactccatcatcaagttcgctgttgtgggacgtatcactgatggggatgagtcagagtatagaaaagagatcgagcaactgtccatatggtgccagcgcaataacctggccctcaacaccagcaaaaccaaggaactgattgtggactttggaaggaataggagggggacccatcgccccgtttatatcaacgggtcgatggttgaaagggtcaagagcttcaaattcctgtgcatgcacatctctgaagatctttcctggtccgagaacactaatgcaattatcaagaaagctcatcagcgcctctacttcctgagatgattacggatagttggtttgtcaaggaggactctctctaacttctacaggtgcacagtagagagcagtctgaccggttgcatcgtggcttgcttcggcaacttgagcgtcctggagaggaaaagactacaaaaagtagtaaacactgcccagtccatcacctgctctgaccttccttccatcgaggggatttatcgcagtcgctgcctcaaaaaggctggcaatatcatcaaagacccacaccattctggcc
The DNA window shown above is from Amblyraja radiata isolate CabotCenter1 chromosome 32, sAmbRad1.1.pri, whole genome shotgun sequence and carries:
- the LOC116990712 gene encoding zinc finger protein 135-like, whose translation is MEDHMMGHNNEKPYECDVCGKAWQKLYLLETHRRVHTGERPFDCSNCGKNFARYDGLQQHNRVHSGERPFTCSDCGKGFKTAKSLKIHRRVHTGEKPFGCSICGKSFTRLSGLQEHRRLHSGERPFTCSDCDKVFKTTNVLKIHQRVHTGERPFNCLECSKSFSRYDSLLQHNYVHSGERPFTCSDCGKSFKTAKVLKNHRKVHTGEKPFGCSTCSKSFTWLSGLQDHQRVHSSERPFTCSDCSKAFKSAADLKKHRRLHNGERPYTCSDCGKGFTRSNSLLVHQRTHTGERPYTCAQCGKGFSQSNSLLVHQRIHTGERPYTCTQCGKGFIHSTKLLYHLRTHTGERPYTCAQCGKGFTRSSNLLVHQRTHTD